The proteins below come from a single Miscanthus floridulus cultivar M001 chromosome 1, ASM1932011v1, whole genome shotgun sequence genomic window:
- the LOC136491956 gene encoding histone H1-like, whose protein sequence is MSTEEAVVAEVPVTEVEAEAPAAQEAETDKAKKAPKEKKAPKEKKAPKEKKPSAAKKPAAHPPYAEMISEAIAALKERTGSSSVAIGKYVEEKHGGKLPTNFRKQLTVQLKKLAAAGKLTKVKNSFKLPTARPATDAKPKAVKPAAKTRAPKASPKAKAKTAAKPKAASPKAKAKAKAAPAAASAKPRGRPPKAAKTSTKASPAKAAKKAAPAAKKEKAVATPKKAATPKKAAAAAAPARKGAARKAKK, encoded by the exons ATGTCGACGGAAGAGGCTGTTGTCGCTGAGGTCCCGGTGaccgaggtggaggcggaggcccCGGCGGCCCAGGAGGCGGAGACGGACAAGGCGAAGAAGGCACCAAAGGAGAAGAAGGCACCAAAGGAGAAGAAGGCGCCCAAGGAGAAGAAGCCATCCGCGGCGAAGAAGCCGGCGGCGCACCCTCCCTACGCTGAG ATGATCTCAGAGGCAATTGCTGCCCTGAAGGAGAGGACCGGGTCGAGCTCGGTGGCCATCGGCAAGTACGTCGAGGAGAAGCACGGCGGCAAGCTTCCCACCAACTTCCGCAAGCAGCTGACTGTGCAGCTGAAGAAGCTCGCTGCAGCCGGCAAGCTGACGAAGGTGAAGAACTCCTTCAAGCTGCCGACCGCCCGCCCTGCCACTGACGCCAAGCCCAAGGCCGTCAAGCCCGCCGCCAAGACCAGGGCACCCAAGGCGTCGCCGAAGGCGAAGGCCAAGACCGCGGCGAAGCCCAAGGCTGCGTCGCccaaggccaaggccaaggccaaggccGCTCCCGCCGCCGCGTCGGCCAAGCCCCGCGGGCGCCCTCCCAAGGCTGCCAAAACCTCCACCAAGGCCTCCCCCGCCAAGGCGGCCAAGAAGGCTGCTCCCGCTGCCAAGAAGGAGAAGGCAGTGGCGACGCCCAAGAAGGCGGCCACCCCGAagaaggccgccgccgccgctgctccggcCAGGAAGGGCGCAGCCAGGAAGGCCAAGAAGTAG